The following are encoded together in the Bacillus carboniphilus genome:
- the brnQ gene encoding branched-chain amino acid transport system II carrier protein: MNTKPRSTSYLIIGVMLFALFFGAGNLIFPAQLGQHAGTNLIPAAIGFLITGVGLPLLGILAMGYSGSRNLQELSGRIHPVYGVLFTSILYLTIGPFFAAPRTGTVAFEVGIAPFVPEESQQLGLFIFTIMFFVIALLFSLNPGKLVQNVGKVLAPALVILMSILLIVAYFNPMGQIEAPQEAYQSGAFMKGFLEGYNTMDALASLVFGIIVLKTIRSMGITTRKEVISATAKSGLVAITLLGIIYFGISYLGATSTSVLGVFNTGGPVLSGAASHYFGTLGSYVLAVVIGLACLTTAIGLIVSNAEYFHTLFPRFSYRTLVVFFTLLTFIIANFGLANIIAYSIPMLMFLYPLAIVLMILTFASPIFLHARVVYVAAIFITFMISLVDGIKTLCQSLEIEYYNWLAIIIRFYENYLPLYSEGLGWFIPVVTVIIMMTILIRLLKVSFKTVDA, encoded by the coding sequence ATGAATACAAAACCACGCTCTACCTCCTATTTAATAATTGGAGTTATGTTATTTGCTCTGTTCTTTGGAGCAGGGAACTTAATATTTCCGGCGCAGCTTGGACAACATGCAGGTACGAACCTTATACCTGCTGCGATAGGCTTTTTAATAACTGGAGTGGGACTTCCGCTTTTAGGCATTTTAGCAATGGGATATTCGGGGAGCCGAAATTTACAGGAGCTCTCTGGTAGAATTCATCCAGTGTATGGAGTTTTGTTTACATCTATTCTTTATTTAACAATTGGGCCTTTTTTTGCAGCGCCTAGAACGGGAACAGTTGCTTTTGAAGTGGGAATCGCGCCATTTGTACCTGAGGAATCCCAGCAGCTAGGACTATTTATATTTACAATTATGTTTTTTGTAATTGCTCTTTTGTTTTCCTTAAATCCAGGTAAATTAGTGCAAAATGTAGGGAAAGTTTTGGCGCCAGCTTTAGTCATACTGATGTCAATCCTTTTGATTGTTGCTTACTTTAATCCGATGGGACAAATAGAAGCTCCGCAAGAAGCATACCAAAGTGGTGCATTTATGAAGGGTTTTTTAGAGGGCTACAATACAATGGACGCATTGGCATCTCTAGTATTTGGTATTATTGTTCTTAAAACCATTCGCTCAATGGGGATTACTACTAGAAAAGAAGTGATTTCAGCTACCGCAAAATCAGGTTTGGTTGCCATTACCTTATTAGGAATCATTTACTTCGGTATTTCCTATTTAGGAGCGACAAGTACTAGTGTATTAGGTGTTTTTAATACGGGAGGACCTGTTTTAAGTGGTGCAGCTTCGCACTACTTTGGTACGTTAGGTTCTTATGTTTTAGCAGTTGTCATTGGGCTAGCTTGTTTAACAACAGCTATTGGTTTAATCGTGTCAAATGCAGAATATTTTCATACTTTATTTCCAAGGTTTAGTTATAGAACGTTGGTCGTGTTTTTTACGCTTTTAACCTTTATTATTGCGAATTTTGGACTAGCCAACATAATTGCTTATTCCATTCCAATGCTGATGTTCTTATATCCATTAGCGATTGTTTTAATGATTTTAACCTTCGCCTCACCCATTTTTCTTCACGCGAGGGTTGTATATGTAGCGGCAATTTTTATTACGTTCATGATTAGTTTGGTGGACGGTATAAAGACTTTATGTCAGTCACTAGAGATTGAATACTATAACTGGTTAGCGATCATAATCCGCTTTTATGAAAATTATTTACCACTTTATAGTGAGGGGTTAGGTTGGTTCATTCCGGTGGTTACGGTCATTATAATGATGACGATTCTAATCCGTTTACTGAAAGTATCGTTTAAAACAGTAGATGCATAA
- a CDS encoding type IA DNA topoisomerase, with the protein MKLILAEKPSVAKNIADALKVKDKKDGYFEGNGYVITWAFGHLLQLFDAKDYDGSMAKWKMENFPFIPSSFQYKVKSDPKNREKPDGGANKQLKTIQYLVRRNDLTEIISACDYDREGQLIGDSIIYKFKPTKPIFRILLNEWTPEAVLTGLEKRKSNNELRPLLDAGMSRQWADWVIGINLTSVATLKYQKGKGKALNIGRVLLPTLKIIYDRDKEIENFVPEDYFKLSATFETVEGKHYDGTYVEDGEEKFKKREDLESLLQVIQHKDASVIDKQVERKKDFPPFLFNLSNLQGYITNKYKGWTADKVLKVAQSLYEKKFITYPRTSSVAIEESLVGKTANVLKTVSEGLPYENEIKFIKSKRVFNNAKVESHSAITPTYLKPKRLTNDEEIVYTAIKNRFIMQFMPVAEFEETKIQTQIKDVEIKGTFHTKGKVQLVEGWKKVESIRSKDTLLPFVQENEIVKVVGQEVSTHVTKPPKPHTEMTLLRVMETCGKSYKEEDQDQEELLGSILAGFSIGTPATRADTIKKLKDVGYITAQKKNLVTTELGRKLVETFPIKELFDLEFTGRLEKTLSDIERNKVRKQEFLDVVFQFTNQSVETIKGKPDVILNELESKSNKFEVLGKCPSCGHSVVEGKKGFGCSNWKNGCKFVIWKNDKYLASMKKKATKTMVRALLNQKVAHVKGLTSKNGKKFDAYLRYEKNSKNDYYSWQMEFTK; encoded by the coding sequence ATGAAATTGATACTTGCAGAGAAACCCTCTGTTGCTAAAAATATCGCGGATGCATTAAAAGTAAAAGATAAAAAAGATGGTTACTTCGAGGGGAATGGCTACGTTATTACTTGGGCGTTTGGCCATTTGCTTCAACTGTTTGATGCTAAAGACTATGATGGTTCGATGGCTAAGTGGAAAATGGAAAACTTCCCGTTTATCCCATCCTCTTTTCAATATAAGGTGAAAAGTGATCCGAAAAATAGGGAAAAACCTGATGGAGGAGCTAATAAACAGCTTAAGACCATTCAATATCTAGTGAGGCGAAACGATCTGACAGAGATTATCTCTGCCTGCGATTATGACCGAGAAGGCCAGTTAATTGGCGATAGTATTATTTATAAATTTAAGCCGACAAAACCCATATTTCGAATTTTACTAAATGAGTGGACACCAGAAGCGGTACTTACAGGACTGGAAAAAAGGAAATCAAACAATGAGTTGCGACCTTTATTGGATGCAGGAATGAGTAGACAATGGGCGGATTGGGTGATTGGTATAAATCTAACCTCTGTAGCTACTTTAAAGTACCAAAAAGGAAAGGGGAAGGCGTTAAATATAGGTAGGGTTTTACTTCCTACCTTAAAAATAATCTATGATCGAGATAAAGAAATTGAGAATTTTGTACCTGAGGATTACTTTAAGCTATCAGCAACTTTTGAAACGGTAGAGGGCAAACATTATGATGGAACGTATGTAGAGGATGGAGAAGAAAAATTTAAAAAGAGAGAAGACTTAGAATCTCTTTTGCAAGTGATTCAACATAAGGACGCTTCTGTGATAGACAAGCAAGTAGAGCGAAAGAAGGACTTTCCTCCCTTTTTGTTTAATTTATCGAACCTCCAAGGGTATATCACCAATAAATATAAGGGTTGGACAGCTGATAAGGTTTTAAAAGTTGCTCAAAGTCTATATGAAAAGAAGTTCATCACGTATCCTAGAACCTCTAGTGTTGCAATAGAAGAGAGTTTGGTAGGGAAGACAGCAAATGTTTTAAAAACCGTTTCAGAGGGTTTACCCTATGAAAATGAAATTAAGTTTATAAAATCGAAACGTGTCTTTAACAACGCAAAGGTAGAAAGCCATAGCGCGATTACACCGACGTATCTAAAACCAAAGCGTCTTACAAATGATGAGGAAATTGTATACACCGCTATTAAAAATCGTTTTATCATGCAATTTATGCCGGTTGCAGAATTTGAAGAGACAAAAATCCAAACCCAGATTAAAGATGTTGAAATAAAAGGAACATTTCACACAAAAGGAAAAGTGCAGCTTGTTGAAGGCTGGAAAAAGGTTGAGAGTATCCGATCAAAAGATACGCTGCTCCCATTTGTTCAAGAGAATGAAATCGTAAAAGTAGTTGGTCAGGAGGTTTCTACCCATGTAACAAAGCCTCCGAAACCCCATACTGAAATGACACTTCTCCGTGTGATGGAGACCTGTGGGAAAAGCTATAAAGAAGAGGATCAGGATCAAGAGGAGCTATTAGGTAGCATTTTAGCGGGGTTCAGTATTGGAACACCGGCGACCAGGGCGGATACGATCAAGAAACTTAAAGATGTTGGATACATTACCGCCCAGAAAAAGAACTTGGTTACCACTGAGCTTGGCCGAAAATTAGTTGAGACCTTCCCGATTAAGGAGCTATTTGATTTAGAGTTCACGGGACGTTTAGAAAAAACATTATCAGATATTGAAAGAAATAAAGTGAGAAAACAAGAGTTTTTAGATGTTGTCTTTCAGTTTACGAATCAATCCGTTGAAACAATTAAGGGAAAACCAGATGTCATACTAAATGAACTAGAGTCTAAGTCTAATAAGTTTGAAGTACTTGGAAAGTGCCCTTCTTGCGGCCATTCTGTTGTAGAAGGAAAAAAGGGATTTGGTTGTAGCAATTGGAAAAATGGGTGCAAGTTTGTTATTTGGAAGAATGATAAGTATTTGGCTAGCATGAAGAAAAAGGCCACAAAAACGATGGTAAGGGCTCTTTTGAATCAAAAGGTAGCTCATGTAAAGGGATTAACAAGTAAAAATGGAAAGAAGTTTGATGCTTATCTACGCTACGAAAAAAACTCCAAAAACGACTATTACAGCTGGCAAATGGAATTCACAAAGTAG